One region of Juglans microcarpa x Juglans regia isolate MS1-56 chromosome 7S, Jm3101_v1.0, whole genome shotgun sequence genomic DNA includes:
- the LOC121241262 gene encoding protein PNS1, translating to MGATEPVDERETGGVEAREENDKKEEEEVKDVEKGEVGFQEELVGSNNHGDFHLSRVQRLNPTNPLRIVINSATRVGTPSPSQLSQPSQPAQSRSTPTPQPSLTTLNSRAYTNRISLVLFLVHMVVVVGLVGFLAFKGIQGLIVASESVKRKEKHVLMHYLPQVEAASLLSISLAFAWQKAVREWPRFMVRFILWSSFLLSLSAGILLICFQKPPTDGLGVCFIAFAVGNGLYACWITQRIGFCCKVLVKSLEPVSKFPGLNEPIYWMLGAGFMWMSLWIFAVVGALNFYFPPLIIIALVLSLVWTAEVMRNVANLTVSRVIALYYLRGMQSNIQFCFQRALTQNLGSACLGSLFVPAIEALRIVARTLNLLEGEDEFMFCCAHCCLRVMESIFRNGNGWAYVQIAAYGKGFVKASQDTWELFKKQEMEAIVDSDINSSICFLTGVCSGSICVIVIAAWTAKVHQTYTATVSLLAFFIGYLMTRISMAVPHACVSCYYVCYAENPENRLYDKIIKDRLNLIKAGRDAVVPTPRVPHQFAAR from the exons ATGGGTGCCACAGAACCC GTGGATGAGAGGGAGACCGGTGGGGTTGAAGCGAGAGAGGAGAATGACaagaaagaggaggaggaagtgAAAGATGTGGAGAAAGGTGAGGTGGGTTTTCAAGAAGAGTTGGTTGGGAGCAATAACCATGGAGATTTTCACTTGTCAAGGGTGCAGAGGCTGAACCCCACAAACCCCTTGAGGATCGTCATCAACAGTGCCACTAGAGTTGGAACTCCCTCTCCTTCTCAGCTTTCCCAGCCTTCCCAGCCTGCTCAGTCTCGCTCTACACCAACCCCACAA CCGTCACTAACGACGCTGAATTCAAGAGCATACACCAACAGAATATCTCTGGTTCTGTTCCTTGTGCATATGGTTGTGGTTGTTGGGCTAGTTGGTTTTCTTGCGTTCAAGGGTATTCAAGGGCTAATTGTAGCTTCAGAATCtgttaaaagaaaagagaaacacGTGTTAATGCATTATCTACCACAAGTCGAAGCTGCATCTCTTTTAAGCATTAGTCTTGCGTTTGCATGGCAAAAGGCAGTCAGGGAATGGCCTAGATTCATGGTTCGTTTTATACTATGGAGTTCTTTTCTCTTGTCGCTATCTGCTGGAATTCTACTTATTTGCTTCCAAAAGCCTCCCACGGATGGCCTTGGAGTCTGTTTTATTGCCTTTGCAGTAGGCAATGGATTATATGCTTGTTGGATCACGCAGCGAATTGGGTTTTGTTGTAAGGTCCTGGTCAAATCACTTGAACCTGTTTCAAAATTCCCTGGTTTGAATGAGCCTATTTACTGGATGCTTGGGGCCGGATTCATGTGGATGTCCCTGTGGATTTTCGCTGTGGTTGGAGCCTTGAATTTTTACTTTCCCCCATTGATCATAATTGCATTGGTTTTGAGCTTGGTTTGGACCGCCGAAGTCATGAGAAATGTTGCTAATTTGACAGTAAGTAGGGTAATTGCTCTCTATTATCTCAGGGGAATGCAATCTAATATCCAATTCTGCTTCCAAAGAGCCTTGACTCAGAATCTTGGAAGTGCTTGCTTAGGCTCTCTCTTTGTGCCTGCAATTGAGGCCCTGAGAATTGTTGCTCGGACTCTGAATTTGCTTGAGGGAGAAGATGAGTTTATGTTTTGCTGTGCACATTGCTGTCTCAGAGTCATGGAGTCCATCTTCAGAAATGGAAATGGCTGGGCCTATGTGCAG ATAGCAGCATATGGAAAAGGTTTTGTGAAGGCATCACAAGACACTTGGGAGCTCTTTAAGAAGCAAGAAATGGAAGCTATCGTTGACTCTGACATAAACAGCTCAATTTGCTTTCTAACCGGAGTCTGTAGTGGCTCTATCTGTGTCATAGTTATAGCTGCTTGGACTGCCAAAGTCCACCAAACTTACACAGCCACCGTTTCACTACTTGCATTCTTCATTGGATACCTAATG ACCAGGATTTCCATGGCAGTACCACATGCCTGCGTGAGCTGTTACTACGTTTGCTATGCAGAGAATCCTGAAAACAGGCtgtatgataaaataataaaggatCGTCTCAACTTGATCAAAGCTGGCCGTGATGCGGTTGTACCTACACCTAGAGTTCCCCACCAGTTTGCAGCAAGGTAG
- the LOC121241138 gene encoding N-terminal acetyltransferase A complex catalytic subunit NAA10-like, producing MVCIRKATIDDLLAMQTCNHLCLAENFQMKYYLYHILSWPQLLYVADDNNGHIVGYVLAKVEEESNECHGHITSLAVLRTHRKLGLATKLMNAAQNAMVQVFGAEYVSLHVRKSNRAAFNLYAETLGYKIHDVEAKYYADGEDAYDMRKKLKGKQIHHHPDHGRHVHGHHHEHGGGCCSSAEAEAKVSGKKETKAT from the coding sequence ATGGTGTGCATACGCAAAGCCACCATAGATGACCTCTTGGCCATGCAGACCTGCAACCACTTATGCCTCGCGGAGAACTTCCAGATGAAATACTACCTCTACCACATCCTCTCGTGGCCGCAGCTCCTCTACGTGGCTGACGACAATAACGGCCACATCGTCGGCTACGTACTGGCgaaggtggaggaggagagCAACGAGTGCCACGGCCACATCACCTCCCTAGCGGTGCTCCGCACCCACCGCAAGCTCGGCCTGGCCACGAAGCTCATGAACGCGGCACAGAACGCCATGGTGCAAGTGTTTGGAGCCGAGTACGTGTCGCTTCACGTGAGGAAGAGCAATAGGGCGGCCTTCAATCTGTATGCGGAGACGTTAGGGTACAAGATTCATGATGTGGAGGCCAAGTATTATGCGGACGGGGAGGATGCCTATGATATGAGGAAGAAGTTGAAGGGGAAGCAGATTCATCACCATCCTGATCATGGACGGCATGTGCATGGGCACCATCATGAGCATGGTGGTGGGTGTTGTTCTTCGGCGGAGGCGGAGGCGAAGGTGAGCGGAAAGAAGGAAACGAAGGCTACGTAA